From the genome of Legionella adelaidensis, one region includes:
- a CDS encoding undecaprenyldiphospho-muramoylpentapeptide beta-N-acetylglucosaminyltransferase: MGNRIVLTGGGTAGHVTPNIALIEVLKEEGWQIDYIGSEDSVEKEMITAINVPYHAISSGKLRRYFSWKNFLDPFKILLGILQSYRLLRKLKVDVVFSKGGFVAFPVVVGAWLNNIPIIAHESDLSPGLANRLSFPFVSKICVTFTPARNFFKKKTKVEVTGTPIRKQLFLGNKEKGLALCGFTKEKPCLLFIGGSQGANSLNTCIRQSLNHLIEHFQVIHLCGKGKVANSYQNHPGYFQMEYAKDELADLFAASDIVISRAGANSLYEILALSKPHVLIPLSRQASRGDQIQNARYFQEKGVSKIIMEEDLTPNMLVAAINEVQKTKEQIIEKIDALNISSATEKIAAMIKEQAC, from the coding sequence ATGGGTAATCGAATTGTATTGACTGGAGGCGGTACAGCGGGGCATGTCACCCCTAATATTGCTTTAATCGAGGTATTAAAAGAAGAAGGTTGGCAAATTGATTATATTGGTTCTGAAGATAGCGTAGAAAAAGAAATGATTACCGCTATCAATGTTCCATACCACGCAATTAGTAGCGGAAAATTGCGCCGTTATTTTAGCTGGAAAAATTTTCTTGATCCGTTCAAAATTTTACTGGGAATTCTGCAATCGTATCGTTTGCTGCGCAAATTAAAGGTAGATGTTGTATTTTCTAAAGGCGGGTTTGTGGCTTTTCCTGTTGTGGTAGGTGCGTGGTTAAATAATATTCCCATTATCGCACACGAATCGGATTTAAGTCCCGGTCTTGCCAACCGCTTAAGCTTTCCTTTTGTTAGCAAGATTTGTGTAACATTTACTCCGGCGCGCAATTTTTTTAAAAAGAAAACAAAGGTAGAAGTTACAGGTACGCCAATTCGTAAACAATTATTTCTGGGTAATAAAGAAAAAGGACTGGCATTGTGTGGATTTACAAAAGAAAAACCTTGCTTATTGTTCATTGGCGGTAGTCAAGGAGCGAATTCTTTGAATACTTGTATCCGTCAATCTTTAAATCATTTAATCGAACATTTTCAAGTGATTCATTTATGCGGTAAGGGGAAAGTAGCAAATTCCTATCAAAACCACCCTGGCTACTTTCAAATGGAATATGCCAAAGACGAGCTTGCTGATTTATTTGCTGCCAGTGATATTGTTATTTCAAGAGCAGGTGCGAACTCTCTCTACGAAATCTTGGCTTTATCAAAGCCCCACGTGTTAATTCCTCTTTCCCGCCAGGCTAGTAGAGGGGATCAAATTCAAAATGCGCGCTATTTTCAAGAAAAAGGGGTGAGTAAAATTATTATGGAAGAGGATTTAACTCCCAATATGTTAGTTGCGGCTATTAATGAAGTGCAAAAAACGAAGGAACAAATTATAGAAAAAATTGATGCTTTAAATATTTCTTCTGCTACGGAAAAAATTGCGGCCATGATTAAGGAGCAAGCATGCTAA
- a CDS encoding M20 family metallopeptidase has protein sequence MLKPHKLLEYINAQWDEEILPTLVEYIKIPNKSPLFDPDWQKNGYMEKAVALIVNWCKSHSPKKMNLEILRLKNRTPVILIDIPGEANKEVLLYGHLDKQPEMAGWRNDLGPWKPVLENGRLYGRGGADDGYAVFSAITAINALQQQGVPHGHCKILIEASEESGSSDLPFYIEAFKEKLGTPHLIVCLDSGAGNYEQLWVTTSLRGDVAGELKVELLTEGVHSGYGSGIVADSFRVARELLSRLEEESTGHVKLQELHCQIPPDRVSEAAECAAVLGKGIIDSLPLHPGVQSIETNEQELLLNRTWRPALTVTGARGLPPISNAGNVLRPETALKFSMRLPPIVDAKEAAKVISTVLTENPPYNAKVSVTIFSASTGWDAPHTAPWLREGIHGASESFYQKPAVFMGEGGTIPFMAMLGKEFPEAQYMITGVLGPHSNAHGPNEFLHLDMAKKITACVAFVIHKQAES, from the coding sequence ATGCTAAAACCGCACAAGCTTTTAGAGTACATTAACGCACAGTGGGATGAAGAAATATTACCAACTTTAGTTGAGTACATAAAGATTCCTAATAAGTCTCCACTTTTTGATCCGGATTGGCAGAAAAATGGCTATATGGAGAAAGCGGTTGCATTGATTGTGAATTGGTGTAAATCGCATTCGCCTAAAAAAATGAACCTGGAAATTTTGCGCCTTAAAAATAGAACACCGGTTATTTTAATTGATATTCCAGGTGAAGCTAATAAGGAAGTCCTACTGTATGGCCATTTGGATAAACAGCCGGAAATGGCGGGATGGCGGAATGATTTAGGCCCTTGGAAACCCGTATTGGAAAATGGCCGTTTATACGGCAGAGGGGGAGCAGACGATGGATATGCTGTGTTTTCGGCAATAACCGCGATTAATGCATTGCAGCAGCAAGGAGTTCCCCACGGTCATTGCAAAATTCTTATAGAAGCTTCTGAAGAAAGCGGGAGTTCAGACTTACCCTTTTACATTGAAGCGTTCAAAGAAAAATTGGGAACCCCCCATCTAATTGTTTGCTTGGATTCGGGTGCAGGAAATTATGAGCAACTATGGGTAACTACTTCGTTACGTGGGGACGTTGCCGGCGAACTCAAGGTTGAGTTATTAACGGAAGGTGTTCACTCTGGTTATGGAAGCGGGATTGTGGCAGATAGCTTTCGGGTAGCGCGCGAATTGTTAAGCCGTTTAGAGGAAGAATCCACGGGTCATGTTAAGTTACAAGAATTGCATTGCCAAATTCCGCCGGATAGAGTGAGTGAAGCTGCGGAATGTGCAGCTGTTTTAGGTAAAGGAATTATCGACTCTCTCCCTCTTCACCCTGGTGTACAAAGTATAGAAACTAACGAACAGGAATTATTACTTAATCGTACTTGGCGACCTGCGCTAACCGTTACCGGTGCCCGGGGTTTACCGCCGATTTCTAACGCGGGGAATGTTTTAAGGCCTGAAACCGCTTTAAAATTTTCTATGCGGCTACCCCCTATTGTGGACGCCAAAGAAGCAGCCAAAGTAATTTCCACAGTACTTACAGAAAACCCACCCTATAATGCAAAAGTAAGTGTAACTATATTCTCTGCTTCTACAGGGTGGGATGCACCGCATACTGCCCCCTGGTTAAGAGAAGGCATTCATGGTGCTTCGGAAAGCTTCTATCAAAAACCTGCTGTCTTTATGGGGGAGGGAGGGACTATTCCTTTTATGGCTATGCTCGGTAAGGAATTCCCTGAGGCGCAATATATGATAACAGGGGTCTTGGGCCCTCATTCGAATGCGCATGGCCCCAATGAATTTTTACATTTAGATATGGCAAAAAAAATAACAGCTTGTGTGGCATTTGTAATTCACAAACAGGCAGAATCGTAG
- a CDS encoding ComEA family DNA-binding protein: MKITPLFLFLFFLIISTFAHAKINLNTAELKELIHAAPYIGQKRAEAIITYRENHGAFSSVEELANVPTFGKNFVKNRLKIFLEVFDV, translated from the coding sequence GTGAAAATTACGCCTTTGTTTTTATTTTTATTTTTTTTAATTATTAGCACTTTTGCTCACGCTAAAATTAATTTAAATACGGCAGAGTTAAAAGAACTTATTCATGCAGCCCCGTATATTGGCCAAAAGCGGGCCGAAGCAATTATTACCTATAGAGAAAATCATGGCGCATTTAGCTCGGTGGAAGAGTTAGCCAATGTGCCTACTTTTGGAAAAAATTTCGTAAAGAATCGCTTAAAAATATTTTTAGAAGTCTTTGATGTATAG